In one window of Sandaracinaceae bacterium DNA:
- a CDS encoding tyrosine-type recombinase/integrase, with amino-acid sequence MDAHLLAAPHADGYLARRRAEGVAVATVAKELGALRTALTFCARRDIYRGDPKWCLPPELRGAYVPQERALTLEEYRQLREALAPERRDYLAAFVGLGVRDSELYRITAADWVGGRVHIRGRKGRRDRADRWMTPPAEVAAVLDLRIAALDGAPGPVFPIWPNVRRDLHRGCARAGIPPVSPNDLRRTFASWLAERGVPELVTASLMGHSNSAMVRRVYARIGTTAQVDAVGLLPPLG; translated from the coding sequence ATGGACGCCCACCTGCTCGCGGCGCCCCACGCGGACGGCTACCTGGCGCGGCGCCGGGCCGAGGGCGTGGCCGTGGCGACCGTGGCGAAGGAGCTGGGCGCGCTGCGCACCGCGCTGACGTTCTGCGCGCGACGCGACATCTACCGGGGGGACCCGAAGTGGTGCCTCCCGCCCGAGCTCCGCGGCGCCTACGTGCCCCAGGAGCGGGCCCTCACGCTCGAGGAGTACCGCCAGCTGCGCGAGGCCCTGGCGCCCGAACGGCGCGACTACCTGGCCGCGTTCGTCGGCCTGGGCGTGCGCGACAGCGAACTCTACCGGATCACCGCGGCGGATTGGGTTGGCGGCCGTGTGCACATCCGCGGGCGGAAGGGACGGCGCGACCGGGCGGACCGATGGATGACGCCGCCGGCGGAGGTTGCCGCCGTGCTGGACCTGCGCATTGCCGCGCTCGATGGCGCGCCGGGCCCCGTGTTCCCCATCTGGCCCAACGTCCGCCGCGACCTGCACCGCGGCTGCGCCCGCGCCGGCATCCCGCCGGTGTCCCCGAACGACCTGCGCCGGACCTTCGCCAGCTGGCTGGCCGAGCGAGGCGTCCCCGAGCTCGTGACGGCGAGCCTCATGGGGCACTCGAACAGCGCCATGGTGCGCCGGGTGTACGCGCGCATCGGCACGACCGCCCAGGTCGACGCGGTGGGCCTGCTGCCGCCGCTCGGGTAG
- a CDS encoding DUF4259 domain-containing protein produces the protein MGAWGAGIFDNDSACDWVYDFLEGGLDVVRDTFEEALAEDDYLDVDVGAPVLAAAAVVARLLGDAGQQGPSTADIDKWVRANPQTPPPQLVAKALAAIDRVMGDESELVELWEGDPDFTAEVTKLRARLGAP, from the coding sequence ATGGGAGCCTGGGGAGCTGGAATCTTCGACAACGACTCGGCGTGCGACTGGGTCTACGACTTTCTCGAGGGTGGGTTGGATGTGGTCCGGGACACGTTCGAGGAGGCCCTCGCCGAGGACGACTACCTGGACGTCGACGTCGGCGCGCCGGTGTTGGCGGCTGCCGCTGTCGTGGCGCGCTTGCTCGGAGATGCCGGGCAACAAGGCCCCAGCACGGCGGATATCGACAAGTGGGTGAGAGCCAACCCTCAGACACCGCCGCCCCAGCTGGTCGCGAAGGCGTTGGCGGCGATCGATCGGGTCATGGGGGACGAGTCCGAGCTGGTGGAACTCTGGGAGGGCGACCCCGACTTCACGGCGGAAGTGACGAAGCTGCGCGCACGTCTCGGTGCGCCCTAG
- a CDS encoding DUF4013 domain-containing protein — protein MQYLSGLDLAKRDPDWTKKIALCGVLFLSAMCIPFFGQFVVTGWLAAMVQRTARGQEDLLPRLDFEFDYLIRLATTGFRLTVVQFVWMLAFMPIMIVCYACIGGGAYAGSQMGESGGIVSMLCSLVGSLMMLICMIPFGLAVGCANIRAQLTDNIGTGLQFKPAFAMAKVMWKEQILGGIVLSFVFFGLYLAGVIACGIGVLFTLPLALVIMTNYNAHLYREYVARGGEAVNIAHIPEADPQGSSVGPRPQAF, from the coding sequence GTGCAGTACCTGAGCGGCCTCGACCTCGCCAAGCGCGACCCCGACTGGACCAAGAAGATCGCCCTCTGCGGCGTGCTCTTCCTGTCCGCCATGTGTATCCCCTTCTTCGGTCAGTTCGTGGTCACGGGCTGGCTGGCGGCCATGGTGCAGCGCACCGCGCGCGGCCAGGAAGACCTGCTGCCCCGGCTGGACTTCGAGTTCGACTACCTCATCCGGCTGGCCACCACTGGCTTCCGCCTGACGGTCGTCCAGTTCGTGTGGATGCTGGCGTTCATGCCCATCATGATCGTCTGCTACGCGTGCATCGGCGGCGGCGCCTACGCGGGCTCGCAGATGGGCGAGTCCGGCGGGATCGTGAGCATGCTCTGCTCCCTCGTCGGAAGCCTCATGATGCTCATCTGCATGATCCCCTTCGGGCTCGCCGTGGGCTGCGCCAACATCCGCGCCCAGCTCACCGACAACATCGGCACGGGCCTCCAGTTCAAGCCCGCCTTCGCGATGGCCAAGGTCATGTGGAAGGAGCAGATCCTGGGCGGCATCGTGCTCAGCTTCGTGTTCTTCGGCCTGTACCTGGCGGGCGTCATCGCCTGCGGCATCGGCGTGCTCTTCACCCTGCCCCTCGCGCTGGTCATCATGACCAACTACAACGCGCACCTCTACCGCGAGTACGTCGCCCGTGGCGGCGAGGCCGTGAACATCGCGCACATCCCCGAGGCCGACCCGCAGGGCTCGTCGGTGGGTCCGCGTCCGCAGGCCTTCTGA
- a CDS encoding NYN domain-containing protein encodes MQTWILIDYWNFSLEWRRRGYGDADWKRIPQEFAAATQHILTAQGLTSPVALQETRVYSSYEPGRDDSHKHWLSSFLDRQPGVQVSIAERRWRQKAIHCRSCNTSTPTCPNCNELLGRAVEKTVDSQIVTDLMGLAWDGAYDLAILVTSDKDFIPAVEAVQRRGKKVVNATWKGLGIELSTKCWAQFEVDALVKHIQR; translated from the coding sequence GTGCAGACTTGGATCCTGATTGACTACTGGAACTTCTCCCTCGAGTGGCGGCGGCGCGGCTATGGCGATGCCGACTGGAAGCGGATTCCGCAGGAGTTTGCGGCCGCGACGCAGCACATCCTTACGGCTCAAGGGCTGACGTCCCCCGTTGCGCTGCAGGAGACCCGCGTGTACTCCTCGTACGAACCAGGTCGCGACGACAGCCACAAACACTGGCTTTCGTCCTTCCTAGATCGCCAGCCGGGTGTACAGGTCTCGATTGCCGAGCGGCGATGGCGCCAGAAGGCCATCCACTGTCGTAGTTGCAACACGAGCACTCCGACGTGTCCCAACTGCAACGAGCTGTTGGGCCGCGCCGTCGAGAAGACTGTCGACTCCCAGATCGTAACGGACCTGATGGGCCTTGCATGGGATGGCGCCTACGACCTCGCGATCCTCGTAACGAGCGACAAGGACTTCATTCCGGCTGTGGAGGCCGTACAGCGACGCGGCAAGAAGGTCGTCAACGCCACATGGAAGGGGCTAGGAATCGAGTTGAGCACCAAGTGCTGGGCACAATTCGAGGTCGACGCGCTTGTCAAGCACATTCAGCGCTAG
- a CDS encoding crotonase/enoyl-CoA hydratase family protein, with translation MSERVRIDRSADIAYVTLVHATKHNALDWEMLTALVDAAESLGRDRGLRGVILHAEGPSFCSGLDFPKFTKEPARMARAFAKLRPGGTNLFQEACWAFRRLPLPVAAVLHGRCFGGGLQLALAADFRFTTPDCELSIMEAKWGLIPDMTGSVTLRELMTIDQAKRLTMTGRVFRGDEALRYNLVTEVSADPMAAAEGLMAELVTRSPDSVAATKQLFHDTWVAPEDAAFSLETRLQALLLTGKNQRAAMQANFEKRAPRFGKRLRMLG, from the coding sequence GTGAGCGAGCGCGTCCGCATCGATCGCAGCGCGGACATCGCGTACGTCACGCTCGTCCACGCGACCAAGCACAACGCGCTCGACTGGGAGATGCTCACCGCCCTGGTGGACGCCGCCGAGTCGCTCGGGCGCGACCGCGGGCTGCGGGGCGTCATCCTGCACGCCGAGGGGCCCTCGTTCTGCAGCGGCCTCGACTTCCCCAAGTTCACGAAGGAGCCCGCCCGCATGGCCCGCGCCTTCGCGAAGCTGCGCCCTGGGGGCACCAACCTCTTCCAGGAGGCGTGCTGGGCCTTTCGCCGGCTGCCGCTCCCCGTGGCCGCGGTGCTGCACGGGCGCTGCTTCGGGGGCGGCCTGCAGCTGGCGCTGGCGGCGGACTTCCGCTTCACCACGCCTGACTGCGAGCTCTCCATCATGGAGGCCAAGTGGGGGCTCATCCCGGACATGACGGGCAGCGTCACCCTGCGCGAGCTCATGACCATCGACCAGGCCAAGCGGCTGACCATGACGGGGCGCGTGTTCCGGGGCGACGAGGCCCTGCGCTACAACCTGGTCACCGAGGTCAGCGCCGACCCGATGGCCGCCGCCGAGGGGCTCATGGCCGAGCTGGTCACGCGCTCGCCCGACTCGGTCGCGGCCACCAAGCAGCTGTTCCACGACACGTGGGTGGCCCCCGAGGACGCGGCCTTCTCGTTGGAGACGCGCCTGCAGGCGCTGCTGCTGACCGGCAAGAACCAGCGCGCGGCCATGCAGGCCAATTTCGAGAAGCGCGCGCCGCGCTTCGGCAAGCGCCTGCGGATGCTGGGCTGA
- a CDS encoding nucleotidyltransferase, which translates to MSRSPLASAAAALNDALRLVQGRYVLIGGLAVVLRGFPRHTDDIDVMVLGAAASASQLMDALASSGFVPRVENALEFAARSQVLLMVHADSGIELDLSLGWLPFEREAVEAAELIDIEDVPFPVARAEDLLIYKAVAWRDRDQRDIKELVRLHRDELDLERVQRTVEQFAEAIDEPERGPEFARLVASVLRAKR; encoded by the coding sequence ATGAGTAGGTCGCCTCTCGCGAGCGCCGCGGCGGCGCTGAACGACGCGCTGCGTCTGGTGCAGGGTCGCTACGTTCTGATTGGCGGGTTGGCCGTCGTGCTCCGGGGTTTTCCCCGGCACACGGACGACATCGACGTCATGGTACTGGGCGCGGCGGCTTCCGCGTCGCAGCTGATGGACGCGCTGGCCTCGTCTGGCTTCGTTCCACGAGTCGAGAACGCGCTCGAGTTCGCGGCGAGGTCCCAGGTGCTCCTGATGGTTCACGCTGACTCCGGCATCGAACTGGACCTCTCCCTTGGCTGGCTCCCTTTCGAGCGCGAAGCCGTCGAGGCGGCCGAGCTCATCGACATCGAGGACGTTCCGTTTCCGGTCGCGAGGGCCGAGGACCTGCTCATCTACAAGGCAGTAGCGTGGCGCGACCGCGACCAGCGGGACATCAAGGAGCTCGTGCGACTTCATCGAGACGAGCTCGACCTCGAGCGAGTGCAGCGCACGGTCGAACAGTTCGCCGAAGCCATCGACGAACCCGAGCGTGGTCCCGAGTTCGCGCGGCTCGTCGCGTCAGTGCTGAGGGCGAAGCGATGA
- a CDS encoding serine/threonine protein kinase produces MSRDRVSDHDSLVGTKLGGYSIEKRLGAGATGVVYQATPPGGGRPVAIKVLNDNLGHISALKRRFEREARALAKLKHPHVVHISDYGVDNDVTFIAMELLVGETLEDVLQRAPIDPLRAVGVTLQTMRGVAFAHENGIVHRDLKPANIFLRQVAGGIDVVKVLDFGLAKFLEVDELSQDATLTRKGRIVGTPAYMAPEQITGVSLDVRADVYAAGVVLYEMLADQRPFSYERRSQLLRAHLFEPVPRIERIRPGLWVHQDLERLILRALEKDPARRYADGGEMLQALQALPPEPCSFQEQRRDGVRSRTGSSSAVVISAEERLAVTTGIDDTGSMSMETVQVALDSAPHSGAGRRPAAIPDTISGDTPLSERPRGARVSAGTTSSHPRPGMRKRRKKRKVKGPPSWLWAVAVASVLVSGGIYWWTQLRGGTLP; encoded by the coding sequence GTGTCGCGAGACCGCGTGTCCGACCACGACTCCCTCGTGGGTACCAAGCTGGGTGGCTACAGCATCGAGAAGCGGCTCGGTGCAGGCGCGACGGGCGTGGTCTATCAGGCCACGCCACCCGGCGGGGGACGGCCGGTCGCCATCAAGGTGCTCAACGACAACCTGGGGCACATCAGCGCGCTGAAGCGTCGCTTCGAGCGCGAGGCGCGCGCGCTGGCCAAGCTCAAGCACCCGCACGTGGTGCACATCAGCGACTACGGCGTCGACAACGACGTCACGTTCATCGCCATGGAGCTGCTGGTGGGCGAGACGCTGGAGGACGTGCTGCAGCGTGCGCCCATCGACCCGCTGCGCGCGGTGGGCGTCACGCTGCAGACCATGCGGGGCGTGGCCTTCGCGCACGAGAACGGCATCGTTCACCGCGACCTCAAGCCCGCCAACATCTTCCTGCGGCAGGTCGCAGGCGGCATCGACGTGGTGAAGGTGTTGGACTTCGGGCTCGCCAAGTTCCTGGAGGTGGACGAGCTCAGCCAGGACGCCACGCTCACGCGCAAGGGGCGCATCGTCGGGACCCCCGCTTACATGGCGCCCGAGCAGATCACCGGCGTGTCCCTGGACGTGCGCGCCGACGTGTACGCGGCGGGCGTGGTGCTGTACGAGATGCTGGCCGACCAGCGCCCGTTTTCGTACGAGCGTCGCTCCCAGCTGCTGCGCGCCCACCTGTTCGAGCCGGTGCCGCGCATCGAGCGCATCCGGCCGGGGCTGTGGGTGCACCAGGACCTCGAGCGGCTGATCCTGCGCGCGCTCGAAAAGGACCCGGCGCGGCGCTACGCGGATGGGGGCGAGATGCTGCAGGCGCTGCAAGCGCTGCCCCCCGAGCCGTGTTCGTTCCAGGAGCAGCGGCGCGACGGGGTGCGCTCGCGCACGGGCTCGTCCTCGGCAGTGGTCATCAGCGCCGAGGAGCGCCTGGCGGTCACGACGGGCATCGACGACACGGGCTCCATGTCCATGGAGACGGTCCAGGTTGCGCTCGACTCGGCGCCTCACAGCGGAGCGGGTCGACGGCCAGCGGCCATCCCCGACACCATCAGCGGCGACACCCCGCTCAGCGAGCGCCCGCGTGGGGCGCGCGTGTCGGCCGGCACCACGTCCAGTCACCCGCGCCCCGGGATGCGCAAGCGCCGCAAGAAGCGCAAGGTGAAGGGCCCGCCGAGTTGGCTGTGGGCCGTGGCCGTGGCATCCGTGTTGGTGTCCGGCGGCATCTACTGGTGGACCCAGCTGCGCGGCGGCACGCTCCCCTAA
- a CDS encoding inorganic diphosphatase produces MHPWHDIYVDEKVIETAFPVIIEVPTGSKNKYELDKESGLLKLDRVLYSAVHYPANYGFIPRSFCDDGDPLDALVLTMEPLYPLTVVDARAIGVMRMRDDKGIDDKIIAVCNGDPSFDEIHHHTDLPSHTLRQIRRFFQDYKVLENKEVVIDEIMDKAEAIKVMTESLSLYRQLRRGEVKSRH; encoded by the coding sequence ATGCATCCTTGGCACGATATCTACGTCGACGAGAAGGTCATCGAGACAGCGTTTCCGGTCATCATCGAGGTGCCGACCGGCAGCAAGAACAAGTACGAGCTGGACAAGGAGAGCGGCCTGCTCAAGCTCGACCGTGTCCTCTACAGCGCCGTGCACTACCCGGCGAACTACGGCTTCATCCCCCGCTCCTTCTGCGACGACGGCGACCCGCTGGACGCGCTGGTGCTGACCATGGAGCCCCTCTACCCGCTCACTGTCGTGGACGCGCGCGCCATCGGCGTCATGCGCATGCGCGACGACAAGGGCATCGACGACAAGATCATCGCCGTGTGCAACGGCGACCCGTCGTTCGACGAGATCCACCACCACACAGACCTGCCCTCGCACACGCTGCGGCAGATCCGGCGCTTCTTCCAGGACTACAAGGTGCTGGAGAACAAAGAGGTGGTGATCGACGAGATCATGGACAAGGCCGAGGCCATCAAGGTCATGACCGAGTCGCTCTCGCTGTACCGCCAGCTGCGCCGTGGCGAGGTGAAGTCGCGTCACTGA
- a CDS encoding SseB family protein, which translates to MSTTNASQALAAFVRLLLHARAGGQAKVDALLALSQRTLFVPRKLDGSEGFATLINENGDWALPVFTSLEQIEAAADVFGWRRQDHTVAYDEVGARRAVHYALNEGAAFMVIDAIAAHALEATRDELKPLVSTQNRSDTFGPYAGVGRISSSILEATRPTERPSSSSPPIAPPRISRAGAEASFPPPKLPARVTRASFAPPRDDGAPAQRRPTVSFARSSRPPAEVEVHLEKNAWAPDASLELDRSSAVPPRGGTIKPMALPSLEDLDDLTLASDPPDPELRRDTGRPPAMAMAPAPDVLGAPPMPTGFGTAAASHLRAPIGLDEDDELGLGELRPSTVHATVPPTPDQQAADEDPADAQVHLAPLTEPVSDELLAELTELLRAFPEVEWASYSLASQGAQAARPAVGLRVLDSFRANVDDITRRLESAGRGYGLAVWVLLLDDADLIRDARTVGEVFYPWRRKSRV; encoded by the coding sequence ATGAGCACGACGAATGCGTCACAGGCGCTTGCGGCTTTCGTCCGCCTGCTGCTGCATGCGCGCGCTGGGGGGCAGGCCAAGGTCGATGCGCTGCTGGCGTTGTCGCAACGCACGCTGTTCGTGCCGCGCAAGCTGGACGGCTCCGAGGGCTTCGCCACGCTCATCAACGAGAACGGCGACTGGGCGCTGCCGGTGTTCACGTCGCTCGAGCAGATCGAGGCCGCCGCCGACGTGTTCGGCTGGCGCCGGCAGGACCACACGGTGGCTTATGACGAGGTGGGGGCGCGGCGCGCCGTGCACTACGCGCTGAACGAGGGCGCGGCCTTCATGGTCATCGACGCCATCGCGGCGCACGCCCTCGAGGCCACGCGCGACGAGCTCAAGCCGCTGGTGAGCACCCAGAACCGCAGCGACACCTTCGGCCCCTACGCCGGCGTGGGGCGCATCTCGTCCTCCATCCTCGAGGCCACGCGGCCCACGGAGCGGCCCTCGTCGTCGAGTCCACCCATTGCCCCTCCGCGCATCTCCCGCGCCGGCGCCGAAGCGTCGTTCCCGCCGCCCAAGCTTCCCGCCCGCGTGACGCGCGCCTCCTTCGCGCCTCCACGCGACGACGGCGCGCCCGCGCAGCGCCGCCCCACCGTCTCGTTCGCGCGCTCCTCCCGCCCCCCGGCCGAGGTGGAGGTGCACCTCGAGAAGAACGCGTGGGCCCCCGACGCCTCCCTCGAGCTGGACCGCAGCTCGGCCGTGCCCCCACGCGGCGGCACCATCAAGCCCATGGCGCTGCCGAGCCTGGAGGATCTGGACGACCTGACGCTGGCCAGCGACCCGCCGGACCCCGAGCTGCGGCGGGACACCGGCCGCCCACCTGCGATGGCCATGGCCCCCGCGCCCGACGTGCTCGGGGCTCCCCCCATGCCCACCGGCTTCGGGACCGCCGCAGCCTCGCACTTGCGCGCGCCCATCGGGCTGGACGAGGACGACGAGCTGGGCCTGGGCGAGCTGCGCCCCTCCACGGTGCACGCCACGGTCCCCCCCACGCCCGACCAACAGGCCGCGGACGAAGACCCGGCCGACGCGCAGGTCCACCTCGCGCCCCTGACGGAGCCCGTCTCGGACGAGCTGCTGGCCGAGCTCACCGAGCTTTTGCGCGCCTTCCCCGAGGTGGAGTGGGCGTCCTATTCGCTGGCTTCCCAAGGCGCCCAGGCCGCGCGACCCGCGGTGGGCCTGCGGGTACTCGACTCCTTCCGCGCCAACGTGGACGACATCACGCGTCGCCTGGAGAGCGCCGGCCGGGGCTATGGTCTGGCTGTGTGGGTGCTCCTGCTGGACGACGCGGACCTGATCCGCGATGCGCGCACCGTGGGGGAGGTCTTCTACCCATGGCGGCGCAAAAGTCGCGTGTAG